A genomic region of Sciurus carolinensis chromosome 7, mSciCar1.2, whole genome shotgun sequence contains the following coding sequences:
- the LOC124989733 gene encoding ubiquinol-cytochrome-c reductase complex assembly factor 2, with translation MAASRYRRFLKLCEEWPVDETKRGRDLGAYLRQRVAQAFREGENTQIAEPEACDQMYESLARLHSNYYKHKYPRPRDTTFSGLSVEEYKLILSTDTLEEFKEMNKGMWKKLQEKFAPKSPEEKHKAWARVLSRPRT, from the exons ATGGCGGCTAGCCGCTACCGGCGTTTCCTTAAGCTCTGTGAGGAATGGCCAGTGGACGAGACCAAACGGGGCCGGGACTTGGGCGCTTACCTGCGGCAGCGGGTAGCACAGGCCTTTCGGGAGGGAGAAAATACCCAG ATTGCAGAGCCTGAGGCCTGTGATCAGATGTACGAGAGCTTAGCACGACTCCATTCAAACTACTACAAACACAAG TACCCTCGCCCCAGAGACACCACCTTCAGTGGCCTGTCCGTGGAAGAGTACAAACTGATCCTGTCCACAG ACACTTTGGAAGAATTTAAGGAGATGAACAAGGGCATGTGGAAGAAGCTGCAGGAGAAGTTTGCCCCCAAGAGTCCTGAGGAGAAACACAAGGCCTGGGCCCGGGTCTTATCTCGCCCGCGTACCTAA